TCGGGCTTGTCTTACTGATTTATTATATGTTGGTGAACCTTAATTGTTTGACTCTTCATTCATCATATCTACAGAGTTAGACAGAACCCCATTCATAAAACGTCCTGCTTCTTCTCCACCAAATGCTTTAGCAAGTTCAATTGCTTCATTAAATGTTACATTAACAGGGATATCCTCAACATACTTCATCTCAAACAAGGCCATTCTCGCAATCGCTCTATCAACATGACCAATACGGTCAATGGTATAGCCTTGTAAGTTACTTGAGATCCACCCATCTAATTCTTCTTTATGCTCTAATGTTCCGTAAACTAGTTGATGGAAAAAATCGTTTGGTTGTTCTTCGTCATCCAACACACTTTCCATCGCAAGATCTGGTTCGGTTTTTATTACATCAATCTGGTAAAGAGCTTGCGCCGCTCTAAGTCTTGCTACCCGTCGATTCATTTATATGAACTCCTTATCATCTAAAAAAAATGTCTAATGAAAGTCTAGTATAACGCACTTTTTCGTCTGTGGAAAATCGAATTGTCGAGGTTACGCAAGTTTTTGCGAAATTTGTACAAAAATAGTCTGGTTACATGCTTTCCAACATGCAGCCAGACTATATTCACACGCATTTTAGACAATTATATTATTCGTCATTTGCTGATTCTGTTGATTCAAATTGTACACCTACAACATGAACATTAATGGCTTCAATTTGAATAGCGGTCATTGTTAGCAACGTTTGTTTAATATTCATCTGAACAAGATTGGCTACCTCTGGTACAGAAGCTCCATAAACAATGACAACCGAGACATCGACGATAATTCCACTCTCGTCTAAATCGACTTTTACGCCTTTTCCGTGGTTTTTGCGTCCTAAACGCTCTGCAACATCGGTAGCAAAACTTCCACGTAACGTGGCAATGCCCTCTACCTCTTGTGCAGCAATTCCTGCTATAACCTCTATAACCTCAGGTGATATCTCGACCTTACCTAAACCCGACTTTTGTTCCTCTAGCTCCAAAATCTGATTATCCTCCATAATGGCCTCCTTATTCTGAAATTAATCGGTTCCCTTTTCGGACGGCATTACTTCATATTGCTCAATAAATTTAGTGTTAAATTCTCCAGAACGAAAAACTTCGTGATCAAATAAACGCAAATGGAACGGAATCGTTGTATCCACGCCTTCAATATCGAATTCTTCTAGTGCTCTTTTCATGCGTTGAATTGCTTCGTCTCGAGTTGGTGCATGAACAATGACCTTAGCAATCATTGAATCATAAAACGGAGAAATTTTATACCCTTGATATGCTGCAGAATCAATTCTTACTCCAAATCCTCCTGGCACCAAATAACGCGTTATTAAACCTGGTGAAGGCATGAAGTTTTTAGCTTGGATTCTCAGCATTTATACGACACTCAATAGCAACTCCCTGAAACTGAACATCTTCTTGAGTGAAGGACAACGGCTGATGATTCGCTACACGAATTTGTTCTTTTATCAAGTCTATACCAGTAACCATTTCTGTTACCGGATGCTCCACTTGAATGCGTGTATTCATCTCCATAAAGAAAAAGCTACCGTCATTGTGATCATAAATAAATTCTACCGTTCCTGCACCTACATAATCAACTGCTTCGGCTGCAGCTATTGCTGCTTCACCCATCTCTTGACGTTTTTCAGGGGATAGTGCAGGTGAAGGCGTTTCTTCTACAAGCTTCTGTAACCGACGTTGAATCGAGCAGTCACGTTCACCTAAATGAACTGTATTACCTAATTCATCCGCCATGATTTGAATTTCCACATGACGAAAATCTTCGATGAATTTCTCAAGATAAACACCCGGGTTTCCAAATGCCGTAGCAGCCTCTTGTTGGGTAATATTAATACCCTTTTTAAGTTCCTCTGGGTTTCTGGCAACACGAATGCCTTTCCCGCCACCACCAGCAGTTGCTTTAATTATAACAGGAAATCCAATTCCTTCAGCAATTTCCAATCCAGATTCTGGACTTTCAATAATTCCATTTGAACCAGGTACAACTGGAACGCCGGCTTTTTTCATTGTTTCACGCGCTACATCCTTGGTACCCATTTGATTGATCGCAGAAGGACTTGGTCCAATAAATGTAATGTTACAGGCCGCACAAATTTCAGCGAAATCAGCATTTTCAGCTAAAAAACCATAGCCTGGGTGGATAGCGTCTGATTCAGTAAGAGTAGCCACACTCATTATATTAGTGAAATTCAAGTAGCTTTGGCCTGAAGCTGTTGGACCAATACAGAAGGCTTGGTCAGCAAGCTTAACATGAAGTGCATCTTCATCTGCTTCTGAATAAACAGCAACCGTTTCAATTCCCAACTCCTGGCAAGCACGTATAATGCGGACCGCGATTTCTCCACGGTTAGCAATTAGTATTTTTTTTATCATCTTTTATACCCAGCTCCTAGATTATTTCAGTTCCACAACAAATAAAGGCTGACCATACTCAACTAGTTCGCCGTTTTGTGCAACAACCTCAACAATTTTGCCATTTACATCTGCTTCAATTTCATTCATGAGTTTCATGGCTTCAACTATACAAACAATTGAATCTTCCTTAACCTGATCACCAATTGATACATAAGCAGCATCATCTGGAGATGGAGACGAATAAAATGTTCCAACCATTGGTGATTTAACTGTGTGAAGATTTTGATTGATTTCTGGTTCTGCTTGTTTATCCTCAGCTACAGGTGGTGCAGAAGCTGGTGTAGCGGATGTTTGTTGAACCTCCGATTGTCTAATCGGCTGATACGATTCAGCCTGAACAACGGCCGTCGCTTTCACCTTTTTTAATACCAGTTTGTTGCCCTCTT
The nucleotide sequence above comes from Alkalicoccobacillus plakortidis. Encoded proteins:
- the nusB gene encoding transcription antitermination factor NusB, which gives rise to MNRRVARLRAAQALYQIDVIKTEPDLAMESVLDDEEQPNDFFHQLVYGTLEHKEELDGWISSNLQGYTIDRIGHVDRAIARMALFEMKYVEDIPVNVTFNEAIELAKAFGGEEAGRFMNGVLSNSVDMMNEESNN
- a CDS encoding Asp23/Gls24 family envelope stress response protein, with amino-acid sequence MEDNQILELEEQKSGLGKVEISPEVIEVIAGIAAQEVEGIATLRGSFATDVAERLGRKNHGKGVKVDLDESGIIVDVSVVIVYGASVPEVANLVQMNIKQTLLTMTAIQIEAINVHVVGVQFESTESANDE
- the accB gene encoding acetyl-CoA carboxylase biotin carboxyl carrier protein, which encodes MNVQDIKDLIQAVNQSDIDELEYEQEGNKLVLKKVKATAVVQAESYQPIRQSEVQQTSATPASAPPVAEDKQAEPEINQNLHTVKSPMVGTFYSSPSPDDAAYVSIGDQVKEDSIVCIVEAMKLMNEIEADVNGKIVEVVAQNGELVEYGQPLFVVELK